A region of Treponema sp. J25 DNA encodes the following proteins:
- a CDS encoding septum formation initiator family protein, protein MKKRLLLYLWSLSIPLLFFVQVWQANRYERIVREVNILVKRQQELIDENKRYVAAIAVLSATERIERIAREDLGLEKKRAADIIQLSIARGRNHDS, encoded by the coding sequence ATGAAGAAACGGCTTCTGTTATATCTGTGGTCCTTAAGTATTCCCCTACTATTTTTTGTGCAGGTCTGGCAGGCTAATCGGTATGAAAGAATAGTGCGGGAGGTGAACATCCTTGTTAAGCGACAACAGGAATTGATCGACGAAAATAAGCGCTATGTGGCAGCCATAGCGGTTCTTTCTGCCACAGAACGAATAGAACGGATTGCCCGGGAGGATCTGGGATTAGAAAAAAAACGGGCAGCGGATATTATCCAGCTGAGTATTGCCCGGGGGAGGAATCATGATAGCTGA
- the murF gene encoding UDP-N-acetylmuramoyl-tripeptide--D-alanyl-D-alanine ligase, producing MIAESPLMSIRSVMEALSGKILPEAVNPQQGISSVTIDSRNVTEGALFVALPGTVTDGHAYVEKAFQQGAVFALVQENRMEQYGATIVAAARGAGKNVMVVPDTLRALQDLARWYVDRFPHLIRVGITGSSGKTTTKEIAAAMIRSEKVVVMNEGNLNSETGLPLSVFSIRPEHQVGVFELGMNRVGEITELARVLRPHIALITNIGTAHIGKLGSQEAIAREKKEIFSQFTGREVAIIPESDPFAAFLKEGVRGRIRSFGYRSMVSLGEVTPLGIEGTRIVWDGVPVILPLPGTHNVLNALGAAAIAQEVGISAEGIRQGIAQVRPLFGRGEIIKGPVTILRDCYNANPESMEQAVGFCDSLEWKGKRVYVIGSMLELGEKSEEAHRQIAHVLAKSKADRIFLFGEETAIMEPIVAATKGSAAVGYTTSFDELQEKVRRSVEEGDLVLLKGSRGMALERLTEILTGEKNVL from the coding sequence ATGATAGCTGAATCTCCTCTCATGAGTATTCGGTCCGTGATGGAAGCCCTTTCCGGGAAAATACTTCCGGAAGCGGTTAATCCCCAGCAAGGTATTAGTTCGGTAACCATAGATTCCCGTAATGTTACTGAGGGAGCCCTCTTTGTGGCCCTGCCAGGAACGGTGACGGATGGGCATGCCTACGTAGAAAAGGCTTTTCAGCAGGGGGCGGTCTTTGCCCTGGTCCAAGAAAATCGGATGGAGCAGTATGGAGCGACCATTGTGGCGGCCGCACGGGGGGCCGGAAAAAATGTGATGGTGGTTCCCGATACACTGCGGGCCCTGCAGGATCTCGCCCGGTGGTATGTGGATCGCTTCCCCCATTTGATTCGTGTAGGTATTACCGGTTCTTCTGGCAAGACGACCACCAAGGAAATAGCCGCAGCCATGATTAGGAGTGAAAAAGTAGTGGTCATGAATGAGGGAAACCTGAATTCTGAAACGGGACTTCCCCTCTCGGTTTTCTCTATTCGTCCAGAACATCAGGTAGGTGTTTTTGAGTTGGGGATGAATAGGGTGGGGGAAATTACTGAGCTTGCCCGGGTGCTGCGGCCCCACATCGCCCTGATTACGAATATTGGCACCGCCCATATTGGGAAGCTCGGGAGTCAGGAAGCTATTGCCCGAGAAAAAAAAGAAATATTTTCCCAATTTACGGGGAGAGAGGTAGCGATAATCCCAGAGTCGGATCCCTTTGCGGCGTTTCTTAAAGAAGGAGTTCGGGGAAGGATTCGGAGTTTTGGCTATCGTTCCATGGTTTCCCTGGGGGAAGTTACCCCCCTGGGGATTGAAGGTACCCGTATTGTGTGGGATGGTGTTCCGGTAATCCTGCCTCTGCCGGGGACCCATAATGTCCTCAATGCGTTGGGGGCGGCGGCCATTGCCCAGGAAGTAGGGATTAGCGCCGAGGGAATCCGACAGGGTATAGCGCAGGTGCGTCCCCTCTTTGGCCGTGGCGAAATTATTAAGGGGCCGGTCACGATTCTGCGGGATTGTTACAATGCCAATCCCGAATCTATGGAGCAGGCTGTAGGATTTTGTGATTCTTTAGAATGGAAGGGAAAGCGAGTATATGTAATTGGATCCATGCTTGAATTAGGTGAAAAAAGCGAAGAAGCTCATCGACAGATAGCTCATGTTTTGGCCAAGTCAAAGGCAGACCGGATTTTCCTTTTTGGAGAAGAAACGGCCATCATGGAACCTATTGTGGCTGCCACAAAAGGTTCTGCGGCGGTAGGGTATACCACTTCTTTTGATGAGCTACAAGAAAAGGTGCGGCGATCGGTGGAAGAAGGAGACCTGGTTCTTCTTAAAGGATCCCGGGGTATGGCCCTTGAACGGTTAACTGAAATCCTAACAGGAGAAAAAAATGTTTTATAA
- the mraY gene encoding phospho-N-acetylmuramoyl-pentapeptide-transferase, producing MFYKFIYPLVKYFTPLNVLRYITFRGAYSAITALFIAFLFGPRIIEALRKLKVGQAIRSDGPQTHLQKGGTPTMGGVMMILSVAVSVFLWQDWNNFYVWVAFSALVGFGAIGFVDDYLKVTRKNSAGLPAWAKLVGQFAVAIAIVMSLYNYGDERITYLYLPFFKNPVLDLGYLWIPLAVLLVVWESNAVNLTDGLDGLAIGLVIMVFIALAVITYLSGRADYSAYLGIPYFAGSGELMIFCLAMIGASVGFLWFNSHPAEVFMGDVGSLSLGGVIATISLMVKKEVLVLIIGGVFLLEGMSVVLQVLSYKLTKKRIFKMAPLHHHFELSGWAETKVVIRFWIIGGLFALIALSTLKIQ from the coding sequence ATGTTTTATAAGTTTATATATCCCCTGGTAAAGTATTTTACTCCCCTGAATGTGCTCCGCTACATTACCTTCCGGGGCGCCTATAGTGCTATTACGGCCCTTTTTATAGCCTTCTTGTTTGGGCCTCGAATCATTGAAGCCCTTCGGAAACTCAAGGTAGGTCAGGCAATTCGATCTGATGGACCCCAGACGCATCTCCAGAAGGGGGGGACCCCCACCATGGGCGGAGTTATGATGATCCTCTCCGTGGCGGTTTCGGTTTTTCTGTGGCAGGATTGGAATAATTTTTATGTGTGGGTCGCCTTTTCTGCCTTAGTGGGTTTTGGGGCTATTGGGTTTGTGGATGATTATCTTAAGGTAACCCGAAAGAATTCCGCGGGGCTTCCTGCCTGGGCAAAACTCGTGGGCCAGTTTGCGGTAGCCATCGCTATCGTCATGAGCCTGTATAATTATGGGGATGAACGAATTACCTACCTGTATCTTCCATTCTTTAAAAATCCAGTATTAGACCTGGGGTATTTGTGGATACCCCTGGCGGTTCTTCTTGTGGTGTGGGAATCCAATGCGGTAAACCTGACCGATGGTCTTGATGGGCTTGCAATTGGTCTTGTAATCATGGTGTTCATTGCCCTGGCGGTGATAACCTACCTTTCGGGCCGGGCCGATTATTCGGCATACCTTGGCATTCCCTACTTTGCGGGCTCAGGGGAACTTATGATCTTTTGCCTTGCCATGATCGGTGCCAGTGTGGGTTTCCTGTGGTTTAATAGTCACCCCGCGGAAGTCTTTATGGGAGATGTGGGAAGCCTTTCCCTGGGAGGAGTAATTGCCACTATTTCCCTCATGGTAAAAAAAGAGGTGCTTGTCCTGATTATTGGGGGGGTCTTTTTGCTGGAAGGTATGTCGGTGGTGCTCCAGGTGCTGTCGTATAAATTAACAAAAAAGCGGATTTTTAAAATGGCGCCGCTTCATCATCATTTTGAACTATCAGGGTGGGCCGAAACAAAGGTGGTTATCCGATTCTGGATTATCGGTGGCCTTTTTGCATTAATAGCTCTTTCTACGCTTAAGATCCAATAG
- a CDS encoding putative peptidoglycan glycosyltransferase FtsW, which yields MDLSMEWTRKKQGVDPLLVSTIIIFLGVGLVTLYGASYGAGEYFYKDGYYFIHRQLLFAGAGLVFFVLLSLLNLEIIRQWVKPLVIFSFILCVLPFIPGIGVVKNGAARWIRLGPVGFQPSELVKLVIPLYLAHILDKKQDRLDDVFSVLLPPLIILSLFFVIIYLQNNFSTASFIVLNGLLLLFLGGIRLRHFLGLAVIVAPVAVFMVITKEYRLQRVMSFLQPEWDPLGASFQIRSSLATIRSGGIFGKGLGASMRDPIHVPEIHSDFIFASFARDTGLVGVALFFILVLIFLVRASQIAFDGMNPFSRLLALGITTTLVTQIILNVAVVSATIPATGVPLPFFSAGGSSLFVTLGSCGILVNVSRYRMMRKGAYV from the coding sequence GTGGATCTCAGCATGGAATGGACAAGAAAAAAACAGGGAGTGGACCCTCTATTAGTAAGCACCATTATTATATTCCTCGGTGTGGGATTGGTAACCCTCTATGGGGCATCCTATGGAGCGGGTGAATATTTTTACAAGGATGGTTACTATTTTATTCACCGACAACTGTTGTTTGCTGGGGCGGGGCTGGTGTTTTTCGTCCTTCTTTCCTTGCTGAATCTTGAGATTATCCGACAATGGGTAAAACCTCTGGTTATCTTCTCGTTCATTTTGTGTGTGCTTCCTTTTATTCCCGGTATCGGGGTAGTAAAGAATGGAGCGGCCCGCTGGATTCGCCTGGGACCTGTTGGATTCCAGCCTTCGGAACTGGTAAAACTGGTGATTCCCCTATACCTGGCCCATATTCTGGATAAGAAACAGGATCGCCTTGACGATGTTTTCAGTGTTCTCCTTCCTCCTCTGATTATTCTTTCCCTGTTTTTTGTAATAATTTATCTCCAGAATAATTTTTCTACCGCCTCTTTTATTGTTTTGAATGGGCTCCTTCTTCTTTTCTTAGGGGGAATTCGTCTGCGACATTTTTTGGGGCTGGCGGTCATTGTCGCACCGGTTGCGGTCTTTATGGTGATTACCAAAGAGTATCGACTCCAACGGGTGATGTCCTTTTTACAACCCGAGTGGGACCCCCTCGGTGCGAGTTTCCAGATCCGCTCGTCCCTGGCAACTATCCGATCCGGCGGTATCTTTGGGAAAGGATTGGGGGCAAGTATGCGGGATCCAATACATGTCCCCGAGATTCATTCGGATTTTATTTTTGCATCCTTTGCCCGCGATACAGGGCTCGTAGGAGTAGCACTCTTTTTCATTTTGGTTCTGATATTCCTGGTTCGGGCTTCTCAGATAGCCTTCGATGGAATGAATCCTTTTTCGCGGCTTCTTGCCCTGGGAATTACCACGACCCTGGTAACCCAGATTATTTTGAATGTGGCGGTGGTATCCGCTACTATTCCGGCAACTGGGGTCCCCCTGCCTTTTTTCTCCGCCGGGGGCTCTTCTCTTTTTGTGACGCTAGGTTCCTGTGGAATCCTGGTAAATGTTTCTCGCTATAGAATGATGAGGAAGGGTGCCTATGTCTGA
- a CDS encoding FtsQ-type POTRA domain-containing protein yields the protein MSDSSLVFEKIEREESHSFIGEGLFQKVAFFFIIVLTIEILWYGVFLPLQPFQSIQMSPLEGYSREQLLAMAGITKSSSYFSLSVPATIQALERIPEVESVTVQKQFPSSLVITIVPRHAVAILLLSVENKICPAYVDREGVIYKIKTSVQHPETTVFNLPVLSGIEFRGENPVGSRLPSALVPFLARLEVIQRSNPQLFQCLSEIRILQKAYGNYELVLYPLHYPIRVLTNLQLNEETLRYMILVLDVLTQKGVQVSEVDFRSGTVSFREKEASSGN from the coding sequence ATGTCTGATAGTTCTCTTGTGTTTGAAAAAATTGAAAGAGAAGAATCTCATTCCTTTATTGGAGAAGGGCTTTTCCAAAAAGTTGCCTTTTTCTTTATCATAGTGCTGACCATTGAAATCCTCTGGTATGGAGTGTTTTTACCACTCCAACCCTTCCAATCGATTCAGATGAGCCCTCTTGAAGGCTATAGTCGGGAACAGCTCCTTGCGATGGCAGGTATTACGAAGAGCTCTTCTTATTTCAGTCTTTCGGTACCGGCCACGATTCAGGCTCTGGAAAGAATCCCTGAGGTGGAATCGGTAACTGTCCAGAAACAGTTCCCCTCAAGTCTTGTCATTACTATTGTGCCCCGTCACGCGGTGGCAATTCTCTTGCTTTCTGTGGAAAATAAAATTTGTCCTGCCTACGTGGATCGCGAAGGGGTTATCTATAAAATAAAGACATCGGTACAACACCCAGAAACTACGGTGTTTAATCTACCGGTCCTTTCTGGAATAGAATTTAGGGGGGAAAATCCCGTGGGGAGCCGTTTACCCTCTGCCCTGGTACCATTCCTGGCGCGTCTTGAGGTAATTCAGAGGTCTAACCCTCAGTTGTTTCAGTGCCTTTCAGAAATCCGTATCCTGCAAAAGGCCTATGGAAACTATGAACTCGTGCTCTATCCCCTCCATTACCCCATTCGCGTTTTGACCAATCTCCAGTTGAATGAGGAAACCCTTCGGTATATGATATTAGTTCTTGATGTGTTAACCCAAAAGGGCGTTCAGGTATCGGAGGTAGATTTTCGGTCCGGTACGGTGTCATTCCGAGAAAAGGAGGCATCCTCTGGCAACTGA
- the ftsA gene encoding cell division protein FtsA — translation MATDDVIVGLDIGTTKVCAVIGELNEQGLLEITGVGTAPSTGLRKGVVVNIEATLRSVAAAIEAAEMMSGREVHACWTGIGGSHIEGLNSRGVVAVTGKNRETREITNQDIERVIEAARAVVIPMDRQILHVIPQSYIVDDQRGIRNPLDMIGVRLEAEVHIITCSVTSAQNLIKCVNRAGFKVEDLVLQSLAAGRATLTQEEKELGVALVDLGGGTTDLLVYAEGAPYYTATIPVGGSQVTSDISIVKSIPYETAERIKIEAGCCWPGLFEYDEEIIVPGVGGRPPMPIPRSHLEKIIEPRMRELLMLVKEKLDKLQLSRPLGGGVVLTGGGALLAGLPELASELFNLPVRIGFPLAVGGLVEEYRNPLYATAVGLVMEGYDRLRQQKVEVLSEGRGKERSQPSWISRVIDWVRREFF, via the coding sequence CTGGCAACTGATGATGTAATTGTGGGCCTTGATATTGGTACTACCAAGGTCTGTGCGGTAATAGGTGAACTCAATGAACAGGGCTTGCTCGAAATTACAGGAGTCGGCACTGCCCCTTCTACTGGTCTGCGTAAGGGGGTAGTGGTAAATATTGAGGCGACCCTTCGCTCTGTGGCCGCGGCTATTGAGGCGGCGGAAATGATGAGTGGGCGGGAGGTTCATGCCTGTTGGACCGGTATTGGCGGTTCCCATATTGAAGGGCTGAACTCTCGCGGGGTGGTAGCCGTTACAGGAAAGAATCGAGAGACCCGGGAAATTACGAATCAAGATATAGAGCGGGTTATCGAGGCGGCCCGGGCGGTGGTCATTCCCATGGATCGCCAGATTCTCCACGTTATTCCTCAATCTTATATTGTGGATGACCAACGGGGGATCCGGAATCCCCTGGATATGATTGGTGTTCGCCTTGAAGCGGAAGTACACATTATTACCTGTTCTGTCACCAGTGCCCAGAACCTCATAAAATGTGTAAACCGGGCAGGATTTAAGGTTGAAGACCTGGTCCTTCAATCTCTTGCGGCAGGACGGGCTACCCTTACCCAAGAAGAAAAGGAACTGGGGGTTGCCCTGGTGGATTTAGGGGGCGGAACCACGGATCTCCTGGTATATGCGGAGGGGGCGCCCTATTATACCGCCACTATTCCCGTGGGGGGCTCCCAGGTAACCAGTGATATTTCCATTGTAAAAAGTATTCCCTACGAAACGGCGGAGCGTATCAAAATAGAGGCCGGCTGTTGCTGGCCGGGACTCTTTGAATACGATGAAGAAATTATCGTGCCAGGGGTAGGGGGCAGGCCACCAATGCCAATTCCTCGCTCTCACCTGGAAAAGATCATAGAACCCCGGATGCGGGAACTTCTTATGCTGGTAAAGGAAAAGCTGGATAAGCTCCAGTTGTCCCGTCCGCTCGGCGGAGGAGTGGTGCTTACCGGTGGGGGGGCTTTGTTGGCGGGGCTCCCGGAATTGGCGAGCGAATTGTTTAACCTACCGGTACGGATTGGGTTTCCCCTGGCGGTAGGGGGACTTGTGGAAGAATACCGGAATCCCCTCTACGCTACGGCGGTGGGACTTGTCATGGAAGGGTATGATCGGCTGCGTCAACAGAAGGTGGAAGTCCTCAGTGAAGGCCGGGGGAAAGAGCGGAGCCAGCCGTCCTGGATTTCGCGGGTCATAGACTGGGTGCGGCGTGAATTTTTTTAA
- the ftsZ gene encoding cell division protein FtsZ produces the protein MDIEVVEERTYGPSQTIIKVIGCGGGGSNAVDRMIACGVQNVQFIAANTDQQVLNLSNAPIKLPIGARLTQGLGAGGKPEIGEQAALEDKDMIANALKGAHMVFVTAGMGGGTGTGAAPVVARIARELGALTVGVVTKPFEFEGRYKMKLAEEGIAKMRDAVDTLIIIPNQHLLKIVDRRTPIQQAFLLADDVLRQGVQGISDLITVPGIINIDFADVKSTMEGQGDALMGIGEGRGDNRAVDAATNAINNPLLDDCRIEGAQRILINVRGGEDLTLTEYEEIVNIITASADEDAQIIAGTCVDPSFSDRLMVTVIATGFSQDGRMSSRESPKGEKARQEDTDFIRFEEWKTYTERKSGNLQFLLNRNYREDDLEIPTVIRDQKYSGEDRLGPRKKEA, from the coding sequence ATGGATATAGAAGTGGTAGAAGAGCGAACCTACGGACCAAGCCAGACGATTATCAAGGTTATTGGCTGTGGAGGCGGAGGTTCCAATGCGGTAGACCGGATGATTGCCTGTGGAGTTCAGAATGTGCAGTTTATCGCGGCCAATACGGATCAACAGGTGCTCAATTTATCAAACGCCCCTATCAAGCTTCCCATCGGGGCCCGTCTTACCCAGGGGCTTGGGGCGGGGGGAAAACCCGAGATTGGGGAACAGGCGGCCCTTGAAGATAAGGATATGATCGCCAATGCCCTCAAAGGGGCCCACATGGTGTTTGTCACCGCCGGTATGGGTGGCGGGACAGGCACGGGAGCCGCTCCGGTGGTTGCCCGGATTGCCCGGGAACTGGGGGCCCTCACGGTAGGGGTTGTTACCAAACCCTTTGAATTTGAAGGCCGCTATAAAATGAAGCTTGCTGAAGAAGGGATAGCCAAGATGCGGGATGCGGTAGACACCCTTATCATCATCCCCAATCAGCATCTCCTTAAAATTGTGGATCGCCGAACCCCCATCCAGCAGGCCTTTCTCCTGGCTGATGATGTACTCCGACAGGGAGTGCAGGGTATTTCAGACCTTATTACGGTGCCGGGAATTATCAATATCGATTTTGCGGATGTAAAAAGCACCATGGAAGGCCAGGGCGATGCCCTCATGGGCATTGGAGAAGGTCGGGGGGATAATCGGGCGGTTGATGCGGCGACGAATGCCATTAACAATCCCCTTCTGGATGACTGCCGCATCGAAGGGGCCCAGCGGATCCTTATCAATGTCCGGGGAGGGGAAGATCTGACCCTCACCGAATACGAAGAAATTGTGAACATCATTACCGCCAGTGCGGACGAGGATGCCCAGATTATCGCGGGAACCTGTGTGGATCCTTCTTTTAGCGATCGACTCATGGTGACGGTTATTGCCACCGGCTTTTCGCAGGATGGACGAATGTCCAGTCGGGAAAGCCCCAAAGGGGAAAAGGCTCGACAGGAGGATACCGACTTCATTCGCTTTGAGGAATGGAAAACCTACACGGAACGAAAAAGTGGAAATCTCCAGTTCTTGCTCAATCGGAACTACCGGGAAGATGACCTGGAAATCCCCACGGTGATCCGGGATCAAAAATATTCAGGGGAAGATCGCCTGGGACCTCGAAAAAAGGAGGCCTGA
- a CDS encoding site-specific tyrosine recombinase, whose product MEEGRQILIQYQGRLVAVDRLSPRTVETYVLENRRLVEWLEAQGLPLEQVNGQDLAGYLEKRRREDGLDGPSIAKAISALRSFFRFLVDRGLRSDSPADLLEHPRPRYRIPRVLPREQVEGLFNAIPLDTPGGIRDRALFELLYSCGLRVSEAVRLNMEDVYLSESVLRVYGKGSKERLVPFGDEAAYWLKRYLKEARPVLVGSRISRSLFLNRLGKRLSRKGIWKRYAAYARSLGVGSKLHTLRHSFATELLWGGADLRSVQELLGHADLSTTQIYTHVDNSLLREQHRRHLPNLRGYEE is encoded by the coding sequence GTGGAAGAGGGCCGCCAGATTCTCATCCAATACCAGGGTCGCCTTGTGGCGGTGGATCGCCTGTCTCCTCGAACGGTGGAAACCTACGTGCTTGAAAACCGGCGTCTTGTGGAGTGGCTGGAAGCCCAGGGGCTTCCATTGGAACAGGTAAACGGGCAGGATCTGGCGGGTTACCTGGAAAAACGGCGAAGGGAGGATGGCCTTGATGGTCCTTCCATTGCAAAGGCTATCTCGGCGCTCCGTTCTTTTTTCCGTTTTTTGGTGGATAGGGGCCTGCGGTCTGATAGTCCGGCGGACCTCTTAGAACACCCCCGCCCTCGCTACCGCATTCCCCGGGTATTGCCACGGGAACAGGTAGAGGGCCTCTTCAATGCTATCCCTCTGGATACCCCGGGGGGTATCCGGGATCGGGCCCTTTTTGAACTCCTCTATTCCTGTGGCTTACGAGTGTCTGAGGCGGTTCGCCTTAATATGGAAGATGTGTACCTTTCTGAATCGGTGCTTCGGGTGTACGGTAAGGGTTCTAAAGAACGGCTTGTTCCTTTTGGCGATGAGGCTGCTTACTGGTTAAAGCGCTACCTGAAGGAAGCCCGTCCGGTTCTGGTGGGCTCAAGGATATCCCGGAGCCTTTTCTTGAATCGTCTGGGTAAACGACTTTCCCGTAAGGGAATCTGGAAACGGTATGCGGCGTATGCCCGTTCGCTGGGGGTGGGAAGTAAGCTCCACACCCTGCGACATAGTTTTGCCACTGAACTCTTGTGGGGAGGGGCGGATCTCCGGTCTGTGCAAGAATTGTTGGGCCATGCCGATTTGAGTACTACCCAGATCTATACCCATGTGGATAACAGCCTCTTACGGGAACAGCATCGGCGCCATCTACCGAATCTGAGGGGGTACGAAGAATGA
- a CDS encoding tetratricopeptide repeat protein, which yields MKQPTTPRRLGIFLGILVAGGLIFWFYQRYSSWGAFATRIAEMGPAGRPPQSVEELQKAIATYEGRIERYVKDAAQLGIYWKILAVRLMDKKMYGEALDALERAIRFYPEDPSLQYMKGLSAAIMAKSTTGKERSAFFSQAEQAHLRALEIDPAYHRSRYALGVLYVFELNAPERAIPHLEILLEQQKKDVDAHFVLARAYYETGQYRKALDLYDRILSITKVAEKRRQAEENKKIVQDLLNE from the coding sequence ATGAAACAACCTACTACTCCCCGCCGGCTGGGGATTTTTCTGGGGATACTGGTAGCAGGGGGGCTGATATTCTGGTTTTACCAGCGATATTCCTCCTGGGGTGCCTTTGCGACCCGGATTGCGGAGATGGGGCCCGCGGGTAGACCCCCTCAAAGTGTTGAAGAACTCCAGAAGGCGATTGCCACCTACGAAGGTCGAATTGAACGCTATGTAAAAGACGCCGCCCAGCTGGGAATCTACTGGAAAATTCTTGCGGTTCGTCTTATGGATAAAAAGATGTATGGGGAAGCCCTGGACGCCCTGGAACGGGCGATTCGTTTCTATCCTGAGGACCCCAGTCTGCAGTATATGAAGGGACTTTCGGCGGCTATCATGGCAAAGTCGACCACAGGAAAAGAACGAAGTGCGTTCTTTTCCCAGGCTGAACAGGCTCACCTGCGGGCCCTGGAGATAGATCCAGCATATCATCGGAGTCGCTATGCCCTCGGGGTGCTCTATGTTTTTGAACTGAATGCCCCCGAACGGGCCATTCCCCATCTAGAAATTCTTCTGGAACAACAAAAAAAGGATGTGGATGCCCATTTTGTTCTTGCCCGGGCGTATTATGAAACGGGGCAATACCGGAAGGCCTTAGACCTGTACGATCGCATTCTTTCGATAACGAAGGTGGCAGAAAAAAGACGTCAGGCAGAGGAAAACAAAAAAATTGTACAGGACCTGCTGAATGAATAA
- the dprA gene encoding DNA-processing protein DprA, with product MNKDALLAATLLHIPSLRPWERIRLYQQVQKEDLDWERVGQRDVESLVGRPLAVPSWNMADWIHRGNQDLERALRRGIRWVLYGDPAYPPLLREISDPPLLLYMRGSLLDVERPCVAIVGTREPTPAGRKDAYRLGREFASAGLAVVSGLARGIDAMAHRGALDGKGITLAVLGSGLDGVYPVSNRPLAERIVHEGGTLISEYAPGVPPYKWHFPARNRIIAGLSRTIVISEAPEHSGALITAQFGLDMGRDVWVSSINKESPRGKGACQLVEQGAPWIHTAEDVLHDWQMVP from the coding sequence ATGAATAAGGATGCACTACTGGCGGCAACCCTACTGCATATTCCGTCGCTTCGGCCATGGGAACGGATACGGTTGTATCAGCAGGTACAGAAAGAAGACCTGGACTGGGAGCGGGTCGGACAAAGGGATGTGGAGTCCTTAGTGGGGCGTCCTCTGGCAGTCCCTTCGTGGAATATGGCAGACTGGATCCACAGGGGAAATCAGGATCTGGAGCGGGCCCTCCGGCGGGGAATTCGCTGGGTTTTGTATGGAGATCCTGCATATCCCCCGCTGCTCCGGGAGATCTCCGATCCGCCCCTGCTTTTGTATATGCGGGGAAGCTTGCTGGATGTGGAGAGACCCTGTGTGGCCATTGTAGGAACCCGGGAGCCAACCCCTGCAGGGCGAAAGGATGCCTATCGGTTAGGGCGGGAATTTGCCTCCGCCGGGCTCGCTGTCGTTTCGGGGCTTGCCCGGGGGATCGATGCCATGGCCCATCGCGGGGCCCTGGATGGTAAGGGTATTACCCTGGCGGTGCTTGGGTCGGGCCTTGATGGGGTCTACCCCGTGAGTAACCGTCCCCTGGCAGAGCGGATTGTCCATGAGGGAGGAACCCTTATCAGTGAGTATGCGCCGGGGGTTCCCCCCTATAAATGGCATTTCCCGGCCCGGAATCGAATTATTGCGGGACTTTCCCGCACCATCGTCATTTCTGAAGCCCCTGAACATTCGGGGGCCCTTATTACTGCCCAGTTTGGGCTTGACATGGGGCGGGATGTGTGGGTTTCTTCCATAAATAAGGAAAGCCCCCGTGGAAAAGGGGCCTGTCAACTGGTCGAGCAGGGGGCCCCCTGGATACACACAGCGGAGGATGTGCTTCATGATTGGCAGATGGTGCCGTAA